The following proteins are co-located in the uncultured Propionivibrio sp. genome:
- a CDS encoding DUF1376 domain-containing protein, translating into MARQPRTTTVPYFKLDAGQFIAETMGLSAAAVGLYIKAMCLYWEAGCVLPAHDVLKRQLCVRTQRDREALEDILGTFFEDGRHERLDACLAEVQKFSQQQRERAQSRHRKPEPKDESTDDDF; encoded by the coding sequence ATGGCTAGGCAACCGAGGACCACCACAGTCCCGTACTTCAAGCTGGATGCGGGGCAGTTTATCGCTGAAACGATGGGCCTCTCGGCAGCGGCCGTGGGGCTGTACATCAAGGCGATGTGTTTGTACTGGGAAGCAGGATGTGTATTACCTGCCCACGATGTCTTGAAGCGGCAGCTTTGCGTCCGTACACAGAGAGATCGCGAGGCTCTTGAGGACATCCTAGGCACCTTCTTTGAAGACGGTCGCCACGAGCGTTTGGATGCTTGCCTCGCTGAAGTGCAAAAGTTCTCACAGCAACAAAGAGAACGCGCTCAAAGTCGTCATAGAAAACCAGAGCCAAAAGACGAAAGTACAGACGATGACTTCTAA
- a CDS encoding BRO family protein produces the protein MMTLAIGLLGYASQHTKKLDKSEVEVIGCDSRISSMRDYLSLFDRQAPTATLISESGLYKLIMRSDKPGAKPFQDWVTKVVLPAIRKDGAYIMGEEKVATGELGEDELVLKAVSILQKKVERITMERDQLAQQRLDFSTLSFRCSPWYDQHPQECHL, from the coding sequence ATGATGACCCTCGCCATCGGCCTCCTTGGGTATGCCTCCCAGCACACCAAGAAGCTGGACAAGTCGGAGGTCGAGGTCATCGGCTGCGACTCTCGTATTTCCAGCATGAGAGATTACCTCAGCCTGTTTGACCGCCAAGCACCAACAGCAACGCTTATCTCCGAGTCGGGCCTCTACAAGCTGATCATGCGTAGTGACAAGCCGGGCGCCAAGCCCTTCCAAGACTGGGTCACCAAGGTGGTCCTCCCAGCGATCCGCAAGGACGGTGCCTACATCATGGGCGAGGAGAAGGTCGCCACCGGGGAGCTGGGCGAAGACGAGCTGGTCCTCAAGGCTGTCTCGATACTTCAGAAGAAGGTCGAGAGGATCACCATGGAGCGCGATCAGTTGGCACAGCAACGCCTTGATTTCAGCACATTGTCATTCCGCTGCAGCCCTTGGTACGACCAGCATCCACAGGAGTGCCACCTTTAG
- a CDS encoding KilA-N domain-containing protein yields MAFTFREDGYFNMTKAAAHFGKQLQHFWQNMDTWQYVESLAKLEGKISGIPMSLLPQDRCQAVLDLYIETKRGRSGGTWAHPKLAIRFARWLDTDFEVWCDSIIEDILRGNAELTITKPEVSATVQASAAPVFSKWPLSWPR; encoded by the coding sequence ATGGCCTTCACCTTCCGCGAGGATGGCTACTTCAACATGACCAAGGCAGCAGCCCACTTTGGGAAGCAACTACAGCACTTCTGGCAGAACATGGACACTTGGCAGTACGTCGAGAGTCTGGCGAAACTTGAAGGGAAAATCAGCGGGATTCCGATGAGTTTGCTCCCGCAAGACCGTTGCCAAGCTGTGCTGGACCTCTACATCGAGACCAAGCGTGGCCGCAGCGGTGGCACATGGGCGCACCCCAAGCTGGCTATCCGCTTTGCTCGCTGGCTGGACACTGACTTCGAGGTGTGGTGCGACTCGATCATCGAGGACATCCTTCGAGGCAACGCTGAGCTGACGATCACCAAGCCCGAAGTGTCCGCCACGGTCCAAGCCAGCGCAGCCCCCGTGTTCAGCAAATGGCCGCTCTCGTGGCCCAGATGA
- a CDS encoding recombinase family protein, with protein sequence MTTGQNIGYTRVSTLDQSTERQLEGLALDRTYTDKASGKDTARPQLQAAIDHLRAGDTLHVHSMDRLARNVDDLRSIVKGLTAKGVVIRFHKEGLTFTGEDSPMANLLLTMLGAVAEFERSLIRERQREGIAIAKTKGIYKGRKKALSEAQVQELRAKAGLPSSNKAALAKEYGISRETLYQYLNRR encoded by the coding sequence ATGACCACAGGACAGAACATTGGTTACACCCGAGTATCGACACTGGACCAAAGCACCGAGAGGCAGTTAGAGGGGCTGGCCCTCGATAGGACCTACACAGACAAAGCCAGTGGCAAGGACACAGCACGGCCACAGCTTCAAGCAGCCATCGATCACCTCCGGGCCGGGGACACCCTACATGTGCATTCAATGGACCGCCTAGCGCGTAACGTTGATGATCTCAGGAGCATCGTCAAGGGACTCACAGCCAAGGGTGTCGTTATCCGATTCCACAAGGAGGGGCTGACCTTCACCGGGGAAGACTCGCCCATGGCTAACCTCCTCCTGACGATGCTTGGCGCAGTAGCAGAGTTCGAGCGGTCATTGATCCGTGAGCGGCAACGAGAGGGCATCGCCATCGCCAAGACGAAGGGCATCTATAAGGGCCGGAAGAAGGCACTGAGCGAGGCGCAGGTGCAGGAGTTGAGAGCCAAGGCAGGGCTACCCAGCAGCAACAAGGCGGCACTCGCCAAGGAGTATGGGATCAGCCGGGAGACCCTGTACCAGTACCTTAACCGGAGGTGA
- a CDS encoding site-specific integrase has protein sequence MATIRQRGSRWQCIIKRKGHPTISQSFDIKRDAEKWGRQQERLMDAGQWVDISEAASTSLGELLERYSREITPTKRGCYAELSRIRVVRRAKIAQFSVAAITGPLLAEWRDSRLKEVSGTTVCRELSLISHAYTVAIREWGFSLQSNPTSFVRKPPEGKPRDRILTTDQRSALVAACSECRNPWVKPVVIFALETATRRGEILSLTWPDVDLKHRIAKVNGKTGPRAVPLSPVCMEMLGALPRGIDGQVFPVTVETLKQAYGRAVARAGIADFTFHDLRHDALTRLAKMGFNVLELRAISGHTTANMLQRYVSIDAGDLAEKLGRSALKQA, from the coding sequence ATGGCAACTATCCGTCAAAGAGGAAGCCGCTGGCAGTGCATCATCAAGCGCAAAGGACACCCAACTATTTCCCAGAGTTTCGACATTAAGAGAGACGCAGAAAAATGGGGCAGACAACAGGAACGACTCATGGATGCAGGGCAGTGGGTCGATATCTCTGAAGCCGCCAGTACGTCACTCGGCGAACTCCTTGAACGCTACTCAAGAGAGATCACACCGACCAAGAGGGGCTGCTATGCAGAACTCAGCCGCATCCGCGTAGTCCGTAGGGCGAAGATAGCCCAGTTCTCGGTGGCCGCTATAACAGGCCCACTACTGGCCGAGTGGAGGGACAGTCGTCTGAAGGAAGTTTCCGGCACGACAGTATGCAGGGAGCTATCCTTGATCAGCCACGCCTACACAGTCGCCATCCGCGAGTGGGGATTCAGTCTTCAAAGCAACCCCACCAGCTTCGTTAGAAAACCGCCTGAGGGTAAGCCCAGAGATCGAATCCTAACGACTGACCAGCGGTCTGCCCTCGTTGCTGCTTGTAGCGAGTGCCGCAATCCTTGGGTTAAACCCGTGGTGATTTTCGCCCTTGAGACGGCCACCCGGAGGGGGGAGATACTTTCATTGACATGGCCAGATGTCGACCTCAAACACCGCATTGCCAAGGTGAATGGCAAGACCGGTCCTCGCGCTGTGCCGCTGTCACCAGTCTGCATGGAGATGCTGGGTGCCTTGCCTCGTGGGATCGATGGGCAAGTTTTCCCTGTGACTGTCGAGACTCTTAAACAGGCCTACGGGAGAGCCGTAGCCCGAGCAGGAATCGCTGACTTCACATTCCATGACCTGCGCCACGATGCCCTGACCCGCTTAGCCAAGATGGGCTTCAATGTGTTAGAGCTTCGGGCCATCTCTGGGCATACCACGGCCAACATGCTGCAACGGTATGTGTCGATTGATGCTGGCGACCTTGCAGAGAAGCTAGGCCGGTCTGCATTGAAACAGGCTTGA